Sequence from the Gemmatimonadetes bacterium SCN 70-22 genome:
TCTCTCCTTACGCCTGGATCAGGCGCTTGATCACCTTCTGCTCGCCGTTGGTGGCGATCAGGGTGGGACGGCGCAGCCGGCGCTTCCGACGGGCGTCCTTCTTGGTGAGGATGTGGCTCTTGTTGGCCTTCAGGCGGCGAACCTTCCCCGACGCGGTGACGGAGAAGCGCTTCTTCGCGCCCTTGTGGGTCTTCATTTTGGGCATCGTCAGCTCACTTCGGTGCCAGGATCATCGTTAGGGACTTCCCTTCCATCTTCGCTGAACTTTCGGTCTTCGCCACGTCGGCGAGCTGCTGCGAGACTCGCTCGACCACGGCGAACCCCAGTTCCGGGTGGGCGATCTGCCGCCCGCGGAACATGAGCGTGACCTTCACCTTGTTTCCCTCGCCAAGGAACCGGCGCGCGTGCCGCACTTTGGTGTCGAAGTCGTGCTCCTCGATGCCCGGACGGAATTTCACTTCCTTGAGCTCGATGACGTGCTGCTTCTTCTTCGCCTGCCGCGCCTGCTTCGCCTGTTCGAACTTGAACTTGCCGTAGTCCATGACGCGGACTACGGGCGGGCGGGCGGTCGCGGCAACTTCCACCAGGTCGAGCCCCGACTCCTCGGCGAGGGCGAGGGCCCGATCAACCTCCATGATCCCCAGCTGGCTGCCGTCGGCCCCGATCACGCGGACGGGGCTGATGCGAATCTGGCGGTTGACTCGAACGCGCTTCGTATTGTCCTGAATAGGCCCAGGTCCTCCGAGAGAGTGATGGCCGGGTGCCTAACGACGACACCGTGCCACGGAAAAGCAAATGCGGACCCCACATGGAGTCCGCCATATACGACACCCGCCCCCGTCGTCCGGGGCGGCGCCGTGTGGAGACTCCTGCAGCTGCCCGCTTCCGGGCGCCAGAGGGTGAGAGCCGAAAACGCTCTGCTTGCCGAATTGTCGGGAAAAACTTAAGCGACATGGGCTTATGCGGTCAACGGTCCCGACCACATTTCCTGCCCATTCCGCCCCACGAGGGGCGCTGAGCCCCGCCCCGCTTGGCCCACGGCCACCCACGGCCACCTACGGCCACCCACGGCCACCTACGGCCACCTACGGCCACCTACGGCCACCTACGGCCACCTACGGCCACCTACGGCCACCTACGGCCACCCGCCGCCTACGGCCACCCGCCGCCTACGCGCCGCCGCGCGCCGCCCTCCCTCACCCCTCGACGTACTCCTCCAGCTGGTACGACTTCCCATCGTGGCGAGCGTAGCCCCACGCGTGCGTCGCATCGTGCTCGAAGACCAGGAGCCACCGCTCATCCGCCGCACGCGCGAGCAGGCGCCGCTTCGACTCCAGCGTCACCAGGGGTTCCACGTCGTACCCCATGATCCAGGGGAGCGGGAGGTGAGACACCGTGGGGCAGACGTCGCCCAGGAAGCAGGCGACGCCCCCCGCCCCGCCCGCGATCAGGACACTCTGGTGATAGGGGACGTGCCCCGGGCTCGACACCACCGAGATCCCCGGCACCACCTCCCCGTCGCCCTCGAGGAAGTCGAGCTGCCCCGCCGCCAGCAGGGGCTCCCAGTTGTGCGCGAAGTACGACGCGGAGGTGCGCTCGTTGGTGTGGGTCGCATAGTGATGCTCGCCGCGCTGCACCACGTAGCGCGCCCGCGGAAAGGCGGGACGCACCGCCCCCGCGCCATCCACCCAGGTGTTCCCCCCTGCGTGGTCGAAGTGGAAGTGGGTATTGATCACCACGCGCACGTCGCCCGGCGCGAACCCGAGCGACGCCAGCCCATCCTCGAGCCAGGTCCGCCCGTCACGCCCCGCGTTCTCGATCCCGTAGATGTCGCGGAACTTCTCCCCCTCCTTGTTCCCCACCCCGGTGTCCACGAGGACCAGCCCGTCATCGTGCTCCACCAGCAGGCAGCGCATCCCCAGCTGGATGCGGTTGCGCTGGTCGGCGGCGATCCGCCGCTCCCAGAGCGGCTTGGGGACCACGCCGAACATGGCCCCGCCGTCCAGCTTCTGCCCACCGGCCTGGATGGCATGGATGCGGAACCTGCCTAACGTGGTGGTGCGCACGGATGCGGCAATCGCGGACATGACGAAAGGCTCAGGTCGTGGGATCGACGTCGACGCCGCGCGGGAGGGCCGAGCGGCGCCGGGCGGCCCGCGAGCGCCCCGCCTGCAGCAGGGCCAGGAGCCCCTGCCAGGTGGTGGCCCCGCGCTCTTCCGCCAGCTGCAGCAGCCGCACCAGGACCTGGGCCGTCGCCAGCGCATCGCCGGCGGCCCGGTGTCGCGCCCCGATGTCGATCCCGAAGTGACGGGTGACCGCGTCCAGCGAACGACGCGGGAGGTGCGGCAACAGCACGCGCGACAGGCGCACGGTGCACAGCGCCTCGCCGCGCAACACCACCCCGGCCGCGCGTTGGACCTCGTGCGACACGAATCGCCAGTCGAAGGGCGCGTTGTGCGCCACGAAGACGCGCTCGCGCAGCCGCCCCACCACCTCGCCCGCCACCTGCGGAAAGGGCGGGGCGGAACGCACCATCTCCTGCGTGATCTGCGTGAGCGCGACGATCGCCGGGGGGATCGGGCGCCCGGGATTCACGAGCGTCTCGTAGCACTCGGTCACCTCGCCCCGGTCGACGTGCACGATGGCGATCTCGGTCACCCGGTCGCTCAGCGAGGGCGACGTCCCCGTCGTCTCAACGTCCACGACGGCGAAGCGCAGGGCGCCAAGGGCCACGTCGTCCCCATCGCGCGTGGCCGCCCCTTCCTCGCGGCGCTCGCGCACCGTGCGCGCGCGTCCGGACGCGGCGGGGGCGCGGCCAGGCGCCCGCGGGGAGAGCATCGCGGGACGTGCCGCCCCCAGGCCGTCGGCCGCAACGCTGGTCGCATCCCCCTGGCAATTGACCAGGGACCATCGCCCCGCGGCATCACGGGCGAAGTCGGCATGGCGGCCGAACAGCGCCTCCGCGAGACGCTCCGCCACCAGGGGCGGGGCGCTGGGGAGGGCACAGACACGCTCCATGAGCGCCACCGCATCGAGAGCGCCCCCTGCCAGCGCCTCTCGCGCGCGCAGAAGGAGGAGCGAATCGGGGGTGACGGCTGAGACCCCCCTCACCCGCGCGCCTCGCGGCTGGCCGTGGCGCAGCTGTCGGTCGCACCGGTGCCGGTCGCACCGGTGCCGGTCGCACCGGTGCCGGTCGCGCGGCTGGCCGAGTCGTCGTGGACGATCATGCGGACAAAGTAAGTCGCCGCGTCCCGTCTAGTCTGGTTTCCTGAACGCGTGTAGCTTGTGAATGAATTCACAAGCCCGCAGAACGTTCACGTGAAGCGCATCGCCGACAGCACGGTCCGCCGCCTCTCCATCTACCTCCGGTTCCTCGAGGATTCGGTCGCCCGCGGCATCCGGACCATCTCGTCCGACGACTTGGCCCGCCGGGGTGGCACCACCTCCGCCCAGGTGCGCAAGGACCTGTCCTTCTTCGGCTCCTTCGGCAAGCGCGGCCTCGGCTATCCGGCACAGGAGCTCACCGCCGCCCTTCGCGACATCCTCGGCCTGGGTCGCGCCTGGCGCGTCATCATCATCGGCGCGGGAAAGATCGGAACGGCACTGGTGCAGCATCACGGCTTCCGGCAGCGCGGCTTCGAGATCGTGGGGATGTACGACGCGGACGCGCGCAAGATCGGGAGCACATGGGACGGACTCGTCGTGCGCGATATCCGCCAGGTGGAAGGCGACCTCGTGCAGGCGCCCCCGGACATCGCGGTGCTCACGGTCCCCGGCGAACAGGCCCAAGGGGTCGCGGATCGCCTCGTCGCCGCCGGGGTCAAGGCCTTCCTCAACTTCGCCCCCGTCCAGCTGCATCTCCCCAGCGAGGTGACGGTGCGCAACGTCAACCTCGCGATGGAGCTCGAGGGGCTGAGCTACGCGCTGGCCAACCGCGAGCGCAACGGCGCCGACGACTGACGGCGCCGACGACGGACCGCGCTGACGACCAACCGCGCCGACGACGGACCGCGCTGACGACCAACGGCGCCGACGACGGGCCGCGCCTAACGCGGGAGCGCGCCGGCGGCTCGCAGGAGCCGCGCGAACGCCTCGGGCCCCAGCGTCTCGGGGCGCGCCGTCGCCTCGATCCCGCAGGCGCCGAGGAGCGCCTCCGCACCTTCGCCCCCCAGGTCGTACAGGGCGCGTACCACGCGGCGCATCTGCTTGCGCCGCTGCCCGAAGGCCCCTTGCACCAGGCGGGAGAACGGCGCTTCCTCCTCGGGGGTGACGACCGGGTCGGGGCGCGGGGTCAGGCGCAGGATCGCGGAATCCACCTTGGGGCGCGGATGGAAGGCCCCGGCCGGGACGCGGGCGACGAGCTCCGCGCGGGCGAGCGCCTGGACGTTGGCCGACAGCGCCCCGTAGGCATCGCTCCCCGGCGGGGCGGCCACGCGCTCCGCCACTTCCCGCTGCACGAGGAAGACCATGCGCGACGGACGCGGGGAGCGAAGCGCCTGGAAGATGATCGGCGTGGTGATGTAGTACGGGACGTTCCCCACCAGCGCCCATGCTCCCTCCGCCAGCGCGGGGAGCGACAGGTCGAGGACGTCCCCCTCGACGATGCGCACGTGTGGACTGGCCGCGTATCGCGCTCGCAGCACGGGGACGAGCAGCGTGTCGACCTCGATGGCCACCAGCCGCTCGGCCCGGTCGACGAGGAGGTCGGTGAGTGCGCCGCGTCCGGGACCGATCTCGATGATCGTCTCCCCCGGCTGCGGATCGACGGCGTCGGCGATGCGCTCCAGGGTGCGCCGGTCGGTGAGGAAGTGCTGCCCCAACCGCTTGCGCGGCGGGGGGAGCGGCGAGGGGCGGCGACCGTGCATGGCGGCGCGCTGGTGGCGCGCTAGCTGCGCGCGATGAGGAGCGTGAGGTCGTCGCGCCGGATCGTGTCGCCCGTGTGCGCCTGCAGCGTGGCGAAGACACGCTCCACGACGAGCGCCGGGCGCTCGCGCCGGGCGGCGCGCACGACGTCCAGCACCTTCCGCTCGCCAAGGCGCGCGTCCAGGCGGTTGCGCGCATCGGAAATCCCGTCGGTGAAGAGGAGGAGCAGGTCCTGCGCTCGCTGCCAGGGGCGCTCGAGCGCCGACGGGTGCTGGGCGCTCATGCCTAACGGGGGATCGAGGGCGGCCAGGCGCTCCACGGTCCCGTCGCCGGCGACGACGAAGGCGTGCGGGTGCCCGGCGTTGGCGTACCGCAGCGTCCCGCGCGCGGGATCGATCACGGCGTAGAACACGGAGATGAACATTTCCGTGCTCTCCAGCTCCTCGCGAAGCGTGGCCAGCAGCGCGTTGAGCATCTCGGCGGGGTCGACGGTCGTCTGGGCGTGGATCGACGAGGCGCTCATGACGAGCGCCATGATGAGGGCGGCGCGGTAGCCATGGCTCGAGACGTCGCCGATCATCACCCCCGTGCGCCCGCCCCCGAGGCGGAAGAGGTGGTAGAAATCGCCGCCGACGCTGTCGGCGGGGACGACGCGTGCCGACACCTGTGCCTCGGGCGCGAAGAGCGCGGTGTCGGGGAGGAGCTTCATTTGCAGGTCGTGCGCCAGCTGCATCTCCTGCTGCAGGCGCTGCTGGGCCAGCGACGACCGCACCAGGCGCGCATTCTGGATCGCCGTCCCGATCTGCGTGGCGATGGCGGTGACGAGCTTCTCGTCGCCGGCGCTGAACGGCTCGCCGCTCCGGCGCTCGGCGAGGTTCACCACCCCGAGGGGGATGGCCCCGTGAGGATTGGGGTTCGTCCAGAGGATGGGGACCGAGAGGAACGCCCCGCGGCAGTAGAGCGACTCGGCCGCGCACGGCGAGTCGCCGTCCTCGAGGAGGAGGGCACGCTGCTCGCGGAAGACGCGGGCCGAGACGCTGGTCGGGTCGTGGATCCCGACCGGAGGGGCGTCGCCGGCCTCGAAGCCGAGGGCAGTCACCACCTGCAGGGTGTCGGTGACGCGGTCGTGCACGAGGATGGCGGCGCGGCGCGCCCCGACCGTCTCGCAGATCTCGGTCAGGATGCGCGAGGCCGCCTCCTCCAGCGAGACCGTGCGCCCCAGGATCTCGCTGGTCGTGTAGAGGAGGTTGATCTCCTCGTATCGCTCGGCCAGCTCGTAGGCCGCGTGCTCGACCTCCAGCGCCGATTGGAAGAAATGCCCAACGATGGGCAGCAGGAACTCGAGGCACGCGGCCGGTTCGGTGCGCTGCCCCGTGCACGGCCCCACCGTCACCCATGCGCGCCGCGGACCGGGGACCGCCCCGGCGAGGAGGATCCCCTCATCGGTCTCGATCTCTGCCGGCGGCCCTCCCGGGACGAGGAGCTCGAGCACGCGCGGCACGGCGTCGTGCCAGTCGCCCACCTCGGCGACGATGGGCGTGCCCTCACCCACCTGGGTCCAGACGACGGCGTTCACGCCGGTCACATCCCGGAATCGCTCCAGGATCGGGACGAGTTCCTTCACGGGCGGTGCAGCGTGAGGCGCACGACCTGGCCGCCATCGGTGAAGCACTCCACGCGATCCATGAGGCGCGTCATCAGGAAGAGCCCGCGCCCCGCTTCGCTCTCCAGCTGCTCCGGGTCGGTGGGGTCGTGGAAGCAGGTCGCGAAGTCGAAACCACTCCCCTCGTCGGAGACTTCCATCACCAGGGCGCGCTCGCTCACCGCGGCGCGGACCCGTACCCCCTTGGTGGCGTCCTCGCGATTGCCATAGAGGATCGCGTTGGCGATCGCCTCGGTGAGGGCGACCGGGACCTGCAGGTTGTACGCGCGTGGCGGGAAGGCGAGTTCCGCGCACCCACGCGCCACTACCCCCACGACCTGCTCGATGTATCGCAGGTCGGAAGGGATCCGCACGTCGAGGGGGAGGCCGGCCCCGACGAGGACGTCGTCGAGGGCCGCGTAATCGTCGAGCTCGCTCATCACTGGGAAAACGCGCGTCGCGGGGCCGAGGTCACGCCGATGACCCCCGGCAACGGAGGGAGAGGCGCCGGGAAGCTCCGGCGCCGGCTGGTCAGAGGTTGCCGA
This genomic interval carries:
- a CDS encoding 50S ribosomal protein L35, translated to MPKMKTHKGAKKRFSVTASGKVRRLKANKSHILTKKDARRKRRLRRPTLIATNGEQKVIKRLIQA
- a CDS encoding translation initiation factor IF-3, giving the protein MQDNTKRVRVNRQIRISPVRVIGADGSQLGIMEVDRALALAEESGLDLVEVAATARPPVVRVMDYGKFKFEQAKQARQAKKKQHVIELKEVKFRPGIEEHDFDTKVRHARRFLGEGNKVKVTLMFRGRQIAHPELGFAVVERVSQQLADVAKTESSAKMEGKSLTMILAPK
- a CDS encoding ribosomal RNA small subunit methyltransferase A — encoded protein: MHGRRPSPLPPPRKRLGQHFLTDRRTLERIADAVDPQPGETIIEIGPGRGALTDLLVDRAERLVAIEVDTLLVPVLRARYAASPHVRIVEGDVLDLSLPALAEGAWALVGNVPYYITTPIIFQALRSPRPSRMVFLVQREVAERVAAPPGSDAYGALSANVQALARAELVARVPAGAFHPRPKVDSAILRLTPRPDPVVTPEEEAPFSRLVQGAFGQRRKQMRRVVRALYDLGGEGAEALLGACGIEATARPETLGPEAFARLLRAAGALPR
- a CDS encoding redox-sensing transcriptional repressor Rex → MKRIADSTVRRLSIYLRFLEDSVARGIRTISSDDLARRGGTTSAQVRKDLSFFGSFGKRGLGYPAQELTAALRDILGLGRAWRVIIIGAGKIGTALVQHHGFRQRGFEIVGMYDADARKIGSTWDGLVVRDIRQVEGDLVQAPPDIAVLTVPGEQAQGVADRLVAAGVKAFLNFAPVQLHLPSEVTVRNVNLAMELEGLSYALANRERNGADD